The genomic interval CAGGGGACTCAACGCGGCGATGAGCGATCCGCCCACGAAGCCGAATCCCAAGCCGATCACGACGGCGCGGATGCAGCGACCGGGGATGTGCTGCGGCCCGTCCTCGGGCACCCAGCCCTGCAGGAACTGCTGCACGGGGGCCAGGGCGAGCGAGCCGAACTTGAAGAGCCTGTCGGCCATCGCGTAGACGGGAACCTGCGCGGGGATCAGCGCCTGCACCATCACGAGCGGCAGCGACACGTACAGGCTGCTGACGAGGGATCCGGTCACCGCGTGGCGCTGCGACCGCAGCAGCACCAGCACGGATCGCAGGCGGTACGGCGGATGCTCGCCCGCCGGCATGGTGGCGAGGATGTGCCGTCGTTCGAGGATGATCGCGACGAGGTAGCCCAGTGCCTGGACGAGCAGGAACGCCGCGATGCTGCCCGTGAACCAGGCTGCGGCGAGCCCGAGCAGCGTGCCCACCACGGAAGGGATCGTGTTGAGCACGAACAGTCGGCCGGGCTGTGCCTGACCGACGAAATACCAGGGCGATGCGACGTAGGGCAGCAGATAGGCGATCGTGCCCAGCACCGACAGCGCGACATCCCCTCGCGTGAGCAGCAGTGAGATGACGATCATGGTCGGCGCCGCGACCGCATAGAGCGTCAGCCGGGCCGAGAACGACTCCCGGAAGATGAGTGGACGGCGCTCGCGCGTCGCCCCGGCGATCATCGACGGTCCGGTGGCGCCCCAGCCGAAGGCGACGATGACGCCGAACACCCCCGCGAGCACCTGGATCACAGTGAGCTGCGCCCAGACCTCGGCACCGACCGACTGGATCAGCACCGGTATCGCGAGCACCCCGACGAGCGCCACGAGGCCGACCGTGGCGGAGAAGCTCAGGATGCGGGAGAGGAAGGGAATGGTCGGATGCCGATCTTCGCGGTTGTCGTCGCGCAATGCTATTGGGTGACGGACTATCGGGCCGGGGGAAGGCGCCGCCCGAGCCACGGATGCAGCGCCTTGCCGCTCGTCAGCATCAGCGCGTTGGACGGGCCGTGGATCGAGCCTCGCGCGAGGTAGCGGAGCGCATACCCGCTGCGTGTCGCCGACCCGAACACGCGCTGCACCGTGCTGAGCGTGGTGGTCGCGGGCGTGATGCGGGCGGAGAGCGTCGCCGTCATCTGCGCCCGCCACCCGAATCCCATGTCGTAAAGCGCACGCGCCAGTGCGAGCGGGCTGCGCGAGCCTTCGTACCGCTGCCCGGCCGCCAGCAGGGTTCGCAGGGCGGATGCCGGCCGAAGCCGTTCGGGGTTGCCGGCCACCTCGCCGAGGACGTTCGCGGCGTGCTGCACGTAGTCCTGCAGGACGTCGTCCACCACCACCGTCGGGCCGAGCATGGCGGCGCAGACGGCGATCCAGTGGTCGTGCACTTCGACGCGCGTGGGCATCCGCGGAAACGGCAGGGCCAGGTCGAGCACCTCACGCCGGAACACGCTCATGGCGCCGGAGAACTGGTTGATCGCGGTCAGCGCGAGCGCATCCGAGTTCCTGCGTGCCGTCGTCGCCTGGATGACCCGACCGGACGGGAACTCGACCACGCGAGCCTGCCCGGATGCGATCGTGTGCTCTTGGAGGAGCGGCACGAGGCGCTCGAGCTTGTCGGCGTGCCAGACGTCGTCCTGGTCGCTCAGCGCGACCCATTCGACGGATGCCGGGACCGCCCGCACGGCTCGTTCGAAGTTGGCGTAGAACCCGACGCGGTCCGGGTGCCCCGTGACGGTGAACCGGGGATCCGCACCCGTCGCCTCGGACACCAGCGCCTGCACGTCCTCCACCTCGCCGTCCGCGGAGATGACACAGACGAAGTCGCGCACGGTCTGGTTCTGCAGCGACACCAGCTGCCGGGCGAAGAGCTCGGGGTCAGGTCGGTAGGCGGCGAGCGCGATCGCCCCAGAACCCCTCGTGGTCGCCGGGGTCACAGCGGTGCTCGCCAGGTGATGTCCGCAGCCGCCCGCGCGACCGCATCCGGAATGCGACCCAGCCGGCCGCGCCGTCCGTCCGCGCGTCCGGCCCGCAGAATGGCCGCGAAGCGGCGACGCTCACGCACGGCGAACCACACGATCACGTAGTGCCGCCACTCGAGCACCGTCGCGCGCGCAACGGCGAACGGTCGCCGCCGGCGGTAGGCGCGATTGACCACGACGCGGTTGCGCGCGCGGTAGTAGTAGCGGAACGGCGCGCTGACGGTGAACCCGATGGGCTGCCCTCCCGGGACCCGGACGACCCGGCCGAACGGCGAGAGCGCGACCCGGCGGCCGAGAGCGTGAGGAAGGTCGAGGCCTCGGGCGGCGATGGTCACGAAGCCGTGTGCTTCTGCCCGCATCGTGTACTCGGTATCGACGAGGTCGATGAACAGGTCGTCCCGAAAGGGCCCGACGACCCCCACGGCGACGGCGGAGACGAGCAGCCCCGACTGGATCGGCTGCCGCGACAGCAGGTGCCCGTCCCGTTCGCCGTGCGCTTGCGAGACGCCGGCGAAGAACTCGGGTGCGGTGGCGGCCACAGGTATACCGGCTCGCGCGGCCGCCACGTGGGCCGCGGTGAGCGACCGGACGAAGCCGGGCCCGATGCGGGAGTCCTGGTCGAAGAACACGATCCCGTCCGGCTCGCGTGCCGCATCCGGCTCGAGAAGCGCTGCGACACCCGCATTGAGCGCCGCGGCGATGCCGAGATTCTCGGGCAGGCGGACCACCCGAGCACCGAGGCTCGTGGCCGCGGCCAGCACGTCGTCGTAACCGGGACCGCTGCCGTCGTCGACCACGACGACCTGATCGACCTGTTCGACCAGCACGCGCAGATTGTCGAGCAGATCGGCCGTCGGGGCGAACGCCGTCACGACGGAGCTCACGACGAATCCGGTCGGGTCCGCATCAACGGTGGGACGATCTCGCGGGGCGGGCATGGCTCTGACAACCTACCAGCGAGGGCCGCGCGGACCACGTTCGCGCCCGGGGCCCGTGCGGCGGGCCGCGTAGGATGGCGGAGATGTTCGGCGCCCTCGCGAAAGGCCACCGGTGAGCCCTCCCACCCGGGTCAGTGTCTGCATGGCGACGTACAACGGTGCCGTCTATGTCGAGCATCAGCTGCGATCGATCCTGTCGGAACTCGTCGAGGATGACGAGATCATCGTCGTCGACGACGCCAGCACGGACGACACCGTGGCTGTGATCGCCTCGATCGGCGATCCCCGCATCCGCGTCACACCGCAGTCGGTCAATCGCGGCTACGTGCGGACGTTCGAAACCGCGCTCCTCGCGGCCACCGGCGACGTGCTGCTGCTCGCCGACCAGGATGACGAGTGGATCCCCGGTCGACGTGCGGTGCTGGTGGATGCCGCCACCCGCAGCGGGGTCGCGGCATCCAATCTCGTCCTGCTGGATTCCGGCGACCCGCTCCGCTCACCGGTCTCGGGGAGGCCCTGGCTGCTGCGCGCCGCGACGTCGACACAGCGGCTGCGGAACGAGGCACGGATCCTCGCGGGAGTCGCTCCGTACTTCGGATGTGCGATGGCGATCAGGCGCGACATGCTGGCGGCCATCACGCCGTTCCCTTCCTTTCTCACCGAGTCCCACGACCTCTGGATCGCCACGGTGGCCAACACGGCAGGCCGCATGAGCCATGTCGAGCAGGCGACGGTGCGCCGCCGCATCCACGGGGCCAACGCGTCCTCGGCGTCGCCGCGAGGGCTTCGTCCGGCCATCGCATCGCGGTGGATGCTGCTGCGCGCATGGCGCGAGGCCGGGCGCCGCCGCCGAGCGCTGAGGTGAGTCTCAGCCCTCCTGGATGTCGCCGGGAGGGCCCACCGGCTCGGGGCGCAGCCGCTCGCCCGTCGGCCGGACGAGCAGCATCGCGGGACGCTCGATGAGCACCCAGCTGAGCCACGCCAGCGCGAACGTGACGACGATCGTGATCAGGATGTAGACCGGCATCCCGAGTGCGGCGCCGCCGATCAGCACCACGAGCTGCTGCACCGGCCACGCGTAGATGTAGAAGCCGTACGAGACGTCATTGCGGGCGACCCACGACGGCTGGCGGACCCACGTCGACAGCGACAGAAGGCCGTAGGCGAGAACCGGCGCCGCCGCCTGTCCTCCCCAGTGCGGGATGAGCAGGATCAGCGCGACGGTGAGGACCAGCGCCCCGATGCCCAGCAGGCGATTGACGCCGATCCTCTCGACGACGAAGTAGATCAGCGATCCACCCAGGAAGAAGGGCAGCAGCCGCGAGAACAGCTCGAAGCTCATGTCGAGGCCGACCCGGTGCGCGGCGCCGACGTAGGCCCACGTGGCGACGCTCAGCAGCCACAGCACACCCACCAGGATCGGCGACCGTCGGAAGATCGCGATGAATCCCAGCACCCAGATGACGATGTAGCAGAGGAACTCGTAGAAGAGCGTCCACAGCGACCCGTTCCACGCGCCCGGGTAGGGCACGCTCTGCAGCGTGACACCGATGCTGTAGTGGTCGATGTAGAGCGTGATGTTGCCCCAGACGTACTGGAACGGCGTGACCGGAGTGGTGAGATATCCGCTGAGCGACCCCTGCTGGATCAGCAGCGCGACGGGTCCGAAGACGAACGCCGTGACGACGAGCACCACGACGAAGGCCGGGTAGATGCGAGCGACGCGATGCAGGAGGTACTCGCCGGGCGAGGTGCGCAGCCGGCTGCGGGTGATGAGGAACCCGCTCAGCACGAAGAATCCGGCGACGGCCCAGCCGCCGAGGTTCTCGCCCTGGATCAGCGGTCCGGTGCCTTGACCCGTGATGTACCAGCTGTGCGCGAACAACACGAGCGCCGCCAGGATCAGCCGGAAGAGGTTGAGGCTGTTCTTGCGGTACGGATACGGCGTGCCACGCAGGGCCGCGGGCAGGCTCACTTCAGCAGGTTCCGCGACGACATCTCGTCGAGGGAGCGCTGATAGCTGTCGCCTTCGATCGGCTCGGTGAGAACCCACTCGACGAAGCGGGCGACGCCGTTGCGGAAGCTCACGGCAGGGGCGTAGCCGAGGATCTCGCGCAGGCGCGTGGTGTCGGCGATGTTGTGCCGGATGTCCCCCAGCCGGTAGTTGCCCGACACGCGGGTCGGAACCTCGGTGCCGAACGCCGCGAAGAGCGCCGCGACGACTTCGTTGACGGTGGTGGCGACGCCCGAGCCGACGTTGAACACCCCGCCCGCGGCATCCGGCATCGTGGCCGCGAGGAACGTGGCCTCGACGACATCGTCGATGTACACGAAGTCGCGGCTTTCGAGCCCGTCCTCGAAGATGTTGATCTCTTTGCCCTGGCGGATCAGGTTCGAGAAGATCGAGAGGATGCCGGTGTACGGGTTCTTGAGCGACTGACCGGGCCCGTAGACGTTCTGGTACCGCAGGGCGACGGGTTCGATCCCGACCGTGGGCGCGACCGTCATGATGAGCGATTCCTGCACCTGCTTGGTGATGCCGTACACGGACGACGGATGGAGCTTCGCGGTCTCGTCGGTCGGGATGACGCTCAGCGCGCCCTCGCCGGCGATGTGCACCTCGAAGTCGCCCGCTGCCATGTCGGCGTCCGCGCGGTGGCCGGGGTACACCCTTTCGCCGGACGGCGTGAGGTACGCGCCCTCGCCGTAGATCGATCGCGACGAGGCGACGACGATCCTCCGCACGTCGTGCGGCTCGTTCGCCAGCACATCGAGCAGCTTCGCCGTGCCCCCGATGTTCGCCTCGGTGTAGCGGTCGATCTCGTACATCGACTGGCCGGTGCCGGTCTCGGCGGCCAGGTGCACGACGATCGTCGCGCCGGTGAGGGTCGATCGGAGGTCGTCCGTGGACGTGACCGTGCCCTCAACCAGCGTCGCGACGCCGTCGAGGGATCGCACGAGGGGAGATGTGATTTCCGGGTGGTCGCCGTGGACCTGCGGGATCAGGGCGTCGAGCACCGTGACGGTGTGGCCGGCGTCGACGAAGCGGCGCGCCAGGCGGGTGCCGATGAAACCGGCACCGCCGGTGATGAGCACATGATCGGACATGCGGGTGGCTCCTGGGGTGCGACCCGCGGGCGGGTTCAGAGGGCGACGATGTGCGCCAGCGTCGATTCTAACCCGGCGCGGTTTCGCCCCCGAAGGACCTTGGGGAGCTCCGTGACGGCGTGCAGTCGCGACATCACCCTCGCACGGGCGGCGCGCGCCGTGCGCGTCCAGCCCCGTACGGCCGCGAGCCGTCGCGCCTGCGCGTAGTACATGCGCTCGTCGCGGAAGCGCCTGCCGTCGAGCAGCGTCTTCTGCGACGCGCTTCCACCGTGTCGGCGATACGAGAACGCCACCACGGGGTTGTACGCGAGCGTTCCTCCCTCGAAGGCGATGTCCATGAGCAGGGCGAGGTCCTGGATGATCGGCAGGCCCTCGCGGAAGTCGATGCGCTTGAGGGTCGACGTGCGGAACGCGAGCGAGGGCCAGTACAGCCAGTCGCCGCGGATGAGGCTCGTCGCCATCCGCTCTCCGGTGAGCACCGCGATGCCGCTGCCCCCGCGCGGCGCCAGGATCCCCTGCTTCACGCGATCCGCGAGCGGCGTCACGACGGTGCCGTGCTCGTCGATGACCTGCACCCCCGGCTGGATGACGTCCGCCTCGGGGACGTTCGCGATCGTGCGGGTGATGACGTCGACGTAGTCGGGGTGCATCAGGTCGTCGCAGCCGAGGATCGCGATGTACTCGGTCGTCGCGCGCCTGATCGCCTCCCGGTAGTTCTCGGTGATGCCGAGGTTGACCTCGTTGCGCAGATACGAGATGCGCGGGTCGGTGAGCGCAGCGAAATAAGCTGGGACGGCGTCATCCGGATAGCAGTCGTCTATCACGATGAGCCGCCAGGCCGGATTGCGCTGCGCCAGCACGGAGTCGACGGTCTCGTAGAGCAGGGCGGGCTCGCCCCAGAAGGGCACGAAGATCTCGAGAGTCATGGCGGTTCCAGCGTAGGGGAGGGGGAGTGGCTCGGAACGAGTGGATCCGCTGCGCCGCCGGAGGCGCCGGCACTCCGGGAGTGTCCAGACACGCTGGATAGACTGGCACCGCGGCGGCGCTCCGGCACGCCGCGTCGCCGTGTCTGCGGCGAACGCGAACCCGAAGGCAGCATCCATGGATCTTCTCGTCGTCGGCTCCGGCTTCTTCGGCCTCACCATCGCCGAGCGCGCCGCGGCATCCGGCCTCACCGTCACGGTCATCGACCGTCGCGACCACATCGGCGGCAACGCTTTCAGTGAGGACGATCCGGCCACGGGCATCGAGGTGCACCGCTACGGCGCGCACCTCTTCCACACGTCGAACCCCGCGGTGTGGGAGTACGTCAACCGCTTCACCACTTTCACCGACTACGTCCACCGCGTCTACACGAACCACAAGGGCATCGTGTTCCCGCTGCCGATCAACCTCGGCACCATCAACCAGTTCTTCAACGCGGCGTATTCGCCCGACGAAGCAAAGGCGCTCGTGCACGAGCTCGCCGGAGAGTTCGACACGAAGGATGCCGCGAACCTCGAGGAGAAGGGCATCGCCCTCATCGGGCGACCGCTCTACGAGGCGTTCATCCGCGATTACACCGCCAAGCAGTGGCAGACCGACCCGAAGAACCTGCCCGCCGAGGTCATCAGCCGCCTTCCGG from Microbacterium pumilum carries:
- a CDS encoding glycosyltransferase, which translates into the protein MTPATTRGSGAIALAAYRPDPELFARQLVSLQNQTVRDFVCVISADGEVEDVQALVSEATGADPRFTVTGHPDRVGFYANFERAVRAVPASVEWVALSDQDDVWHADKLERLVPLLQEHTIASGQARVVEFPSGRVIQATTARRNSDALALTAINQFSGAMSVFRREVLDLALPFPRMPTRVEVHDHWIAVCAAMLGPTVVVDDVLQDYVQHAANVLGEVAGNPERLRPASALRTLLAAGQRYEGSRSPLALARALYDMGFGWRAQMTATLSARITPATTTLSTVQRVFGSATRSGYALRYLARGSIHGPSNALMLTSGKALHPWLGRRLPPAR
- a CDS encoding NAD-dependent epimerase/dehydratase family protein, translating into MSDHVLITGGAGFIGTRLARRFVDAGHTVTVLDALIPQVHGDHPEITSPLVRSLDGVATLVEGTVTSTDDLRSTLTGATIVVHLAAETGTGQSMYEIDRYTEANIGGTAKLLDVLANEPHDVRRIVVASSRSIYGEGAYLTPSGERVYPGHRADADMAAGDFEVHIAGEGALSVIPTDETAKLHPSSVYGITKQVQESLIMTVAPTVGIEPVALRYQNVYGPGQSLKNPYTGILSIFSNLIRQGKEINIFEDGLESRDFVYIDDVVEATFLAATMPDAAGGVFNVGSGVATTVNEVVAALFAAFGTEVPTRVSGNYRLGDIRHNIADTTRLREILGYAPAVSFRNGVARFVEWVLTEPIEGDSYQRSLDEMSSRNLLK
- a CDS encoding acyltransferase, encoding MSLPAALRGTPYPYRKNSLNLFRLILAALVLFAHSWYITGQGTGPLIQGENLGGWAVAGFFVLSGFLITRSRLRTSPGEYLLHRVARIYPAFVVVLVVTAFVFGPVALLIQQGSLSGYLTTPVTPFQYVWGNITLYIDHYSIGVTLQSVPYPGAWNGSLWTLFYEFLCYIVIWVLGFIAIFRRSPILVGVLWLLSVATWAYVGAAHRVGLDMSFELFSRLLPFFLGGSLIYFVVERIGVNRLLGIGALVLTVALILLIPHWGGQAAAPVLAYGLLSLSTWVRQPSWVARNDVSYGFYIYAWPVQQLVVLIGGAALGMPVYILITIVVTFALAWLSWVLIERPAMLLVRPTGERLRPEPVGPPGDIQEG
- a CDS encoding glycosyltransferase family 2 protein — its product is MTLEIFVPFWGEPALLYETVDSVLAQRNPAWRLIVIDDCYPDDAVPAYFAALTDPRISYLRNEVNLGITENYREAIRRATTEYIAILGCDDLMHPDYVDVITRTIANVPEADVIQPGVQVIDEHGTVVTPLADRVKQGILAPRGGSGIAVLTGERMATSLIRGDWLYWPSLAFRTSTLKRIDFREGLPIIQDLALLMDIAFEGGTLAYNPVVAFSYRRHGGSASQKTLLDGRRFRDERMYYAQARRLAAVRGWTRTARAARARVMSRLHAVTELPKVLRGRNRAGLESTLAHIVAL
- a CDS encoding glycosyltransferase, whose translation is MPAPRDRPTVDADPTGFVVSSVVTAFAPTADLLDNLRVLVEQVDQVVVVDDGSGPGYDDVLAAATSLGARVVRLPENLGIAAALNAGVAALLEPDAAREPDGIVFFDQDSRIGPGFVRSLTAAHVAAARAGIPVAATAPEFFAGVSQAHGERDGHLLSRQPIQSGLLVSAVAVGVVGPFRDDLFIDLVDTEYTMRAEAHGFVTIAARGLDLPHALGRRVALSPFGRVVRVPGGQPIGFTVSAPFRYYYRARNRVVVNRAYRRRRPFAVARATVLEWRHYVIVWFAVRERRRFAAILRAGRADGRRGRLGRIPDAVARAAADITWRAPL
- a CDS encoding glycosyltransferase, giving the protein MSPPTRVSVCMATYNGAVYVEHQLRSILSELVEDDEIIVVDDASTDDTVAVIASIGDPRIRVTPQSVNRGYVRTFETALLAATGDVLLLADQDDEWIPGRRAVLVDAATRSGVAASNLVLLDSGDPLRSPVSGRPWLLRAATSTQRLRNEARILAGVAPYFGCAMAIRRDMLAAITPFPSFLTESHDLWIATVANTAGRMSHVEQATVRRRIHGANASSASPRGLRPAIASRWMLLRAWREAGRRRRALR